In the Theobroma cacao cultivar B97-61/B2 chromosome 1, Criollo_cocoa_genome_V2, whole genome shotgun sequence genome, one interval contains:
- the LOC18612339 gene encoding plant UBX domain-containing protein 4: MERETQQQGIPNNPTANQNAALINSFIEITSSSKEEALFFLESHQWDLDAAVSTFLDNNSTATTAAHQPHPIAPPPSRDLNNSPTPSPSDSPDYSPSQSPSRSRSPSPVRPSRAPYQLRSRRNADKKPSGSNNARGVRTLADLNRTPPGGSDSDSDEAQDYYTGGEKSGMVIRDPSKHNDVDSIFNQARQAGAVEGSDDYFRPSSSSTRSFTGTARLLSGETVAPAPPPPPEVVTHNVTFWRNGFTVDDGPLRRLDDPANASFLESVMNSECPKELEPTDRSTKLDLHLFRRDENYSEPKKHQSVFQGVGRTLGSSSSPSLTASEPTASASSIITAPVPSMGLVVDSSLPTTSIQLRLADGTRMVSRFNYHHTIRDIRGFIDASRPGGARNYQLLTMGFPPEQLSDLDQTVEQAGIASSVVIQKY; the protein is encoded by the exons ATGGAGCGCGAAACGCAGCAGCAAGGAATTCCCAACAACCCAACCGCCAATCAAAACGCAGCTTTAATCAACTCCTTTATCGAAATCACCTCTTCTTCCAAGGAAGAAGCCCTCTTCTTCTTAGAATCCCACCAGTGGGACCTCGACGCCGCCGTTTCGACTTTCCTCGACAACAACTCCACCGCAACCACCGCTGCACACCAACCGCACCCGATCGCACCTCCACCTTCCCGCGACCTCAATAATTCCCCTACTCCCTCGCCGTCCGATTCCCCTGATTACTCTCCCTCACAATCGCCTTCCCGCTCTCGCTCCCCTTCCCCTGTCCGCCCCTCTCGTGCCCCTTACCAGCTGCGGTCCCGCCGCAACGCTGATAAGAAACCGTCTGGTAGCAATAACGCTCGTGGCGTTCGGACCCTCGCGGATCTGAACCGGACTCCCCCTGGTGGGTCCGACAGCGATTCGGATGAAGCCCAAGACTATTATACTGGTGGTgaaaaaag TGGGATGGTGATTCGAGATCCTTCCAAGCATAATGATGTGGATTCGATATTTAATCAAGCGAGACAAGCGGGAGCTGTGGAAGGATCTGATGATTATTTCCGACCATCGTCGTCGAGCACGAGAAGCTTCACTGGAACGGCGAGATTACTCTCTGGAGAAACTGTGGCACCTGCTCCCCCCCCACCACCTGAAGTTGTCACTCACAATGTTACTTTTTGGAGGAATGGGTTTACCGTTGATGATGGGCCGTTGCGTCGCTTGGACGATCCTGCCAATGCTTCCTTCTTGGAG AGTGTGATGAACTCTGAATGCCCGAAAGAGCTTGAACCAACTGATAGGAGTACAAAATTGGATCTTCACCTCTTTAGGCGGGATGAAAACTACTCT GAACCAAAGAAGCACCAAAGTGTATTTCAGGGTGTTGGGAGAACTCTAGGCAGTAGCAGCAGCCCCAGCCTTACTGCATCTGAGCCAACTGCTTCTGCCAGTAGTATCATCACTGCACCAGTGCCATCTATGGGCCTGGTTGTGGATTCATCATTGCCAACAACCTCTATTCAGCTGAGGTTAGCAGATGGTACACGCATGGTCTCGCGCTTCAACTACCATCATACCATCAGAGACATCCGTGGCTTCATTGATGCATCAAGACCTGGTGGAGCAAGGAACTACCAGTTGCTGACAATGGGGTTCCCTCCTGAACAACTGTCTGATCTGGACCAGACAGTAGAGCAAGCTGGAATTGCTAGTTCAGTTGTTATCCAGAAATACTAG
- the LOC18612337 gene encoding chromatin remodeling protein EBS, whose amino-acid sequence MAKTKPGKKDLDSYTIKGTNKVVRPGDCVLMRPSDSDKPPYVARVEKIEADHRNNVKVRVRWYYRPEESIGGRRQFHGAKELFLSDHYDVQSAHTIEGKCIVHTFKNYTKLENVGAEDYFCRFEYKAATGGFTPDRVAVYCKCEMPYNPDDLMVQCEGCKDWFHPSCMGMTIEEAKKLDQFLCSDCSSEDDAKRSLNAFAVSPSLEAKVEPKRRKR is encoded by the exons ATGGCCAAGACCAAACCTGGGAAAAAGGACCTTGATTCCTACACTATCAAAGGCACCAACAAAGTTGTTCGAC CTGGTGATTGTGTGTTGATGAGACCATCAGACTCAGATAAGCCACCATACGTGGCACGCGTGGAGAAGATCGAGGCCGATCATCGGAACAATGTGAAGGTTCGAGTTAGATGGTACTATCGGCCGGAAGAGTCTATTGGAGGGAGGAGACAATTTCATGGAGCTAAGGAGCTCTTTTTATCAGACCATTATGATGTGCAAAGTGCCCACACCATTGAAGGAAAGTGTATAGTTCACACTTTCAAAAACTATACTAAGCTTGAAAATGTTGGTGCTGAAGATTACTTTTGTAGGTTCGAATATAAGGCTGCCACTGGTGGCTTCACCCCGGACCGTGTGGCAGT GTATTGTAAGTGTGAGATGCCATACAACCCGGATGACCTCATGGTGCAATGTGAGGGATGCAAGGATTG GTTTCATCCTTCCTGCATGGGTATGACCATTGAAGAAGCGAAAAAATTGGATCAGTTTTTATGTTCTGATTGTTCGTCAGAGGATGATGCCAAAAGATCTTTGAATGCATTCGCAGTGTCGCCGTCCCTTGAGGCAAAG GTGGAACCCAAGCGTAGGAAGAGATAA